Proteins encoded by one window of Psychrobacillus sp. FSL K6-2836:
- a CDS encoding VOC family protein — protein sequence MKNKQGGKIMFKVGGIFIPVTNLERSKKWYEKNLGLIKVDEWQEEGQDYGVGYIFKGDTVGLTLIKVEKPQVTEFSTIGKNKNVYFNFLVEDIMPAYEQLNKNGVETTEIHDYGLMKGFDFVDPDGNSFSVVSEEKHSPYHPENLLNL from the coding sequence ATGAAAAATAAACAAGGAGGAAAAATTATGTTTAAAGTAGGCGGGATTTTCATTCCAGTAACAAATCTTGAACGTTCAAAGAAATGGTATGAAAAAAACTTAGGATTAATAAAAGTTGATGAATGGCAGGAAGAGGGACAAGATTATGGAGTTGGCTATATTTTTAAAGGTGACACTGTAGGGCTAACCTTAATTAAAGTCGAAAAACCACAGGTAACGGAGTTTTCAACAATCGGGAAAAACAAAAATGTTTATTTTAATTTTTTGGTAGAAGATATTATGCCTGCTTATGAACAGCTCAATAAGAATGGAGTCGAGACAACAGAAATCCATGATTACGGTCTTATGAAGGGTTTTGACTTTGTAGACCCAGATGGAAATTCCTTTAGTGTTGTTAGTGAGGAAAAGCATTCACCTTATCATCCT